A genomic stretch from Helianthus annuus cultivar XRQ/B chromosome 1, HanXRQr2.0-SUNRISE, whole genome shotgun sequence includes:
- the LOC110878434 gene encoding la-related protein 6B isoform X4, translating into MAQEPSSSSSSSQTLESPISTSISTDNNNQSLIRNVSFSRLNAKAPEFVPRTTTAAASSSAVSAAVTSSTSDLSQPRLVISPPPTSPGIIHVYPSPNSPFHAPIPTHVPVTVPVPVQSHHGHHHHHPHHHVAIQYHHHQQHNHTHQRQFNGGGTGYLDQKDVSVSQRAVHGDLEVKDGLTDEATQKIVNQVEYYFSDINLATTDHLMRFINKDPEGYVPISVVVAFKKIKALVSSNAQLASILRNSGKLVVSEDGKKVKRLHPLTEPDMEELQSRIIVAENLPDDHCHQNLMKIFSAVGSVKTIRTCQPQASNGGATSASRAAKADGILFSNKLHAFVEYETIESAEKAALELNKEGNWRHGLRVRLLRRPAKPAQTRGKKAGQEDDAVPKEDDTSTSEQHSVNEKHVDDTCQQSDVQSHEHVVEDHPNDKEGGHKKGRNRGRGKGRGRPQYNHHNNRGTHMVTPPSANHVNAEHPVIGKQPPGPRMPDGTRGFSLGRGKPVGVPVDSSVS; encoded by the exons ATGGCTCAGGAACCctcctcatcctcatcctcatcTCAAACCCTAGAATCACCTATTTCTACTTCAATTTCAACTGATAACAACAATCAATCTCTCATACGTAACGTTTCATTCAGCCGATTGAACGCCAAAGCGCCGGAGTTCGTCCCtcgcaccaccaccgccgccgcctcCTCCTCCGCCGTTTCCGCTGCCGTGACGTCATCTACTTCCGATCTATCTCAGCCGCGGCTCGTGATATCGCCTCCGCCGACGTCTCCGGGGATAATTCATGTATATCCGTCTCCTAATTCTCCGTTTCATGCTCCGATCCCGACGCATGTGCCGGTGACTGTTCCGGTGCCGGTGCAGAGTCATCacggtcatcatcatcatcatccgcATCATCATGTGGCGATTCAGTATCATCATCACCAGCAGCATAATCATACTCATCAGCGGCAGTTTAATGGTGGTGGCACAGGGTATCTGGATCAGAAGGATGTTTCGGTTTCGCAGCGGGCGGTTCATGGAGATCTGGAGGTGAAAGATGGGCTAACTGATGAAGCTACTCAGAAGATTGTTAATCAG GTGGAGTATTATTTTAGTGATATAAATTTGGCAACTACTGATCACTTGATGAGGTTCATCAACAAAGATCCTGAAGGATATG TGCCAATATCTGTGGTTGTAGCTTTCAAGAAGATCAAAGCTCTTGTTAGCAGTAATGCACAGCTTGCTAGCATACTTCGGAATTCCGGAAAGCTG GTGGTCAGTGAAGATGGGAAAAAAGTCAAACGTCTACATCCTCTAACTGAACCAGATATGGAAGAGTTGCAA TCACGCATAATTGTTGCTGAAAATTTACCTGATGACCACTGTCATCAGAACCTAATGAAGATTTTTTCGGCTGTTGGAAG TGTAAAGACGATTCGTACATGTCAGCCACAAGCTTCCAATGGTGGGGCCACTTCAGCATCAAGAGCAGCAAAAGCCGATGGTATCCTTTTCAGTAACAAG TTACATGCTTTTGTGGAATATGAAACCATTGAGTCTGCTGAAAAAGCA GCTTTGGAGCTCAACAAAGAGGGTAACTGGAGACACGGTTTGAGAGTTCGTTTACTGAGACGCCCT GCAAAACCAGCTCAAACACGTGGAAAGAAAGCAGGGCAGGAAGATGATGCGGTCCCTAAGGAAGATGACACATCTACATCAGAGCAACATTCAGTGAATGAGAAACATGTAGATGACACTTGTCAGCAATCTGATGTCCAGTCACATGAACATGTA GTGGAAGATCACCCAAATGACAAGGAGGGCGGGCACAAGAAAGGGCGTAACCGTGGCAGAGGCAAAGGACGTGGCCGACCTCAATACAACCATCACAACAATCGTGGGACCCACATGGTCACCCCACCTTCAGCTAATCATGTTAACGCTGAGCATCCGGTTATTGGGAAACAACCTCCTGGGCCCCGCATGCCAGACGGGACACGGGGGTTCTCATTGGGACGGGGGAAGCCTGTGGGTGTTCCCGTTGATAGTAGCGTATCATAA
- the LOC110878434 gene encoding la-related protein 6B isoform X3, which produces MAQEPSSSSSSSQTLESPISTSISTDNNNQSLIRNVSFSRLNAKAPEFVPRTTTAAASSSAVSAAVTSSTSDLSQPRLVISPPPTSPGIIHVYPSPNSPFHAPIPTHVPVTVPVPVQSHHGHHHHHPHHHVAIQYHHHQQHNHTHQRQFNGGGTGYLDQKDVSVSQRAVHGDLEVKDGLTDEATQKIVNQVEYYFSDINLATTDHLMRFINKDPEGYVPISVVVAFKKIKALVSSNAQLASILRNSGKLVVSEDGKKVKRLHPLTEPDMEELQSRIIVAENLPDDHCHQNLMKIFSAVGSVKTIRTCQPQASNGGATSASRAAKADGILFSNKLHAFVEYETIESAEKAALELNKEGNWRHGLRVRLLRRPAKPAQTRGKKAGQEDDAVPKEDDTSTSEQHSVNEKHVDDTCQQSDVQSHEHVQVEDHPNDKEGGHKKGRNRGRGKGRGRPQYNHHNNRGTHMVTPPSANHVNAEHPVIGKQPPGPRMPDGTRGFSLGRGKPVGVPVDSSVS; this is translated from the exons ATGGCTCAGGAACCctcctcatcctcatcctcatcTCAAACCCTAGAATCACCTATTTCTACTTCAATTTCAACTGATAACAACAATCAATCTCTCATACGTAACGTTTCATTCAGCCGATTGAACGCCAAAGCGCCGGAGTTCGTCCCtcgcaccaccaccgccgccgcctcCTCCTCCGCCGTTTCCGCTGCCGTGACGTCATCTACTTCCGATCTATCTCAGCCGCGGCTCGTGATATCGCCTCCGCCGACGTCTCCGGGGATAATTCATGTATATCCGTCTCCTAATTCTCCGTTTCATGCTCCGATCCCGACGCATGTGCCGGTGACTGTTCCGGTGCCGGTGCAGAGTCATCacggtcatcatcatcatcatccgcATCATCATGTGGCGATTCAGTATCATCATCACCAGCAGCATAATCATACTCATCAGCGGCAGTTTAATGGTGGTGGCACAGGGTATCTGGATCAGAAGGATGTTTCGGTTTCGCAGCGGGCGGTTCATGGAGATCTGGAGGTGAAAGATGGGCTAACTGATGAAGCTACTCAGAAGATTGTTAATCAG GTGGAGTATTATTTTAGTGATATAAATTTGGCAACTACTGATCACTTGATGAGGTTCATCAACAAAGATCCTGAAGGATATG TGCCAATATCTGTGGTTGTAGCTTTCAAGAAGATCAAAGCTCTTGTTAGCAGTAATGCACAGCTTGCTAGCATACTTCGGAATTCCGGAAAGCTG GTGGTCAGTGAAGATGGGAAAAAAGTCAAACGTCTACATCCTCTAACTGAACCAGATATGGAAGAGTTGCAA TCACGCATAATTGTTGCTGAAAATTTACCTGATGACCACTGTCATCAGAACCTAATGAAGATTTTTTCGGCTGTTGGAAG TGTAAAGACGATTCGTACATGTCAGCCACAAGCTTCCAATGGTGGGGCCACTTCAGCATCAAGAGCAGCAAAAGCCGATGGTATCCTTTTCAGTAACAAG TTACATGCTTTTGTGGAATATGAAACCATTGAGTCTGCTGAAAAAGCA GCTTTGGAGCTCAACAAAGAGGGTAACTGGAGACACGGTTTGAGAGTTCGTTTACTGAGACGCCCT GCAAAACCAGCTCAAACACGTGGAAAGAAAGCAGGGCAGGAAGATGATGCGGTCCCTAAGGAAGATGACACATCTACATCAGAGCAACATTCAGTGAATGAGAAACATGTAGATGACACTTGTCAGCAATCTGATGTCCAGTCACATGAACATGTA CAGGTGGAAGATCACCCAAATGACAAGGAGGGCGGGCACAAGAAAGGGCGTAACCGTGGCAGAGGCAAAGGACGTGGCCGACCTCAATACAACCATCACAACAATCGTGGGACCCACATGGTCACCCCACCTTCAGCTAATCATGTTAACGCTGAGCATCCGGTTATTGGGAAACAACCTCCTGGGCCCCGCATGCCAGACGGGACACGGGGGTTCTCATTGGGACGGGGGAAGCCTGTGGGTGTTCCCGTTGATAGTAGCGTATCATAA
- the LOC110878434 gene encoding la-related protein 6B isoform X2, with amino-acid sequence MAQEPSSSSSSSQTLESPISTSISTDNNNQSLIRNVSFSRLNAKAPEFVPRTTTAAASSSAVSAAVTSSTSDLSQPRLVISPPPTSPGIIHVYPSPNSPFHAPIPTHVPVTVPVPVQSHHGHHHHHPHHHVAIQYHHHQQHNHTHQRQFNGGGTGYLDQKDVSVSQRAVHGDLEVKDGLTDEATQKIVNQVEYYFSDINLATTDHLMRFINKDPEGYVPISVVVAFKKIKALVSSNAQLASILRNSGKLVVSEDGKKVKRLHPLTEPDMEELQSRIIVAENLPDDHCHQNLMKIFSAVGSVKTIRTCQPQASNGGATSASRAAKADGILFSNKLHAFVEYETIESAEKAALELNKEGNWRHGLRVRLLRRPSQAKPAQTRGKKAGQEDDAVPKEDDTSTSEQHSVNEKHVDDTCQQSDVQSHEHVVEDHPNDKEGGHKKGRNRGRGKGRGRPQYNHHNNRGTHMVTPPSANHVNAEHPVIGKQPPGPRMPDGTRGFSLGRGKPVGVPVDSSVS; translated from the exons ATGGCTCAGGAACCctcctcatcctcatcctcatcTCAAACCCTAGAATCACCTATTTCTACTTCAATTTCAACTGATAACAACAATCAATCTCTCATACGTAACGTTTCATTCAGCCGATTGAACGCCAAAGCGCCGGAGTTCGTCCCtcgcaccaccaccgccgccgcctcCTCCTCCGCCGTTTCCGCTGCCGTGACGTCATCTACTTCCGATCTATCTCAGCCGCGGCTCGTGATATCGCCTCCGCCGACGTCTCCGGGGATAATTCATGTATATCCGTCTCCTAATTCTCCGTTTCATGCTCCGATCCCGACGCATGTGCCGGTGACTGTTCCGGTGCCGGTGCAGAGTCATCacggtcatcatcatcatcatccgcATCATCATGTGGCGATTCAGTATCATCATCACCAGCAGCATAATCATACTCATCAGCGGCAGTTTAATGGTGGTGGCACAGGGTATCTGGATCAGAAGGATGTTTCGGTTTCGCAGCGGGCGGTTCATGGAGATCTGGAGGTGAAAGATGGGCTAACTGATGAAGCTACTCAGAAGATTGTTAATCAG GTGGAGTATTATTTTAGTGATATAAATTTGGCAACTACTGATCACTTGATGAGGTTCATCAACAAAGATCCTGAAGGATATG TGCCAATATCTGTGGTTGTAGCTTTCAAGAAGATCAAAGCTCTTGTTAGCAGTAATGCACAGCTTGCTAGCATACTTCGGAATTCCGGAAAGCTG GTGGTCAGTGAAGATGGGAAAAAAGTCAAACGTCTACATCCTCTAACTGAACCAGATATGGAAGAGTTGCAA TCACGCATAATTGTTGCTGAAAATTTACCTGATGACCACTGTCATCAGAACCTAATGAAGATTTTTTCGGCTGTTGGAAG TGTAAAGACGATTCGTACATGTCAGCCACAAGCTTCCAATGGTGGGGCCACTTCAGCATCAAGAGCAGCAAAAGCCGATGGTATCCTTTTCAGTAACAAG TTACATGCTTTTGTGGAATATGAAACCATTGAGTCTGCTGAAAAAGCA GCTTTGGAGCTCAACAAAGAGGGTAACTGGAGACACGGTTTGAGAGTTCGTTTACTGAGACGCCCT TCTCAGGCAAAACCAGCTCAAACACGTGGAAAGAAAGCAGGGCAGGAAGATGATGCGGTCCCTAAGGAAGATGACACATCTACATCAGAGCAACATTCAGTGAATGAGAAACATGTAGATGACACTTGTCAGCAATCTGATGTCCAGTCACATGAACATGTA GTGGAAGATCACCCAAATGACAAGGAGGGCGGGCACAAGAAAGGGCGTAACCGTGGCAGAGGCAAAGGACGTGGCCGACCTCAATACAACCATCACAACAATCGTGGGACCCACATGGTCACCCCACCTTCAGCTAATCATGTTAACGCTGAGCATCCGGTTATTGGGAAACAACCTCCTGGGCCCCGCATGCCAGACGGGACACGGGGGTTCTCATTGGGACGGGGGAAGCCTGTGGGTGTTCCCGTTGATAGTAGCGTATCATAA
- the LOC110878426 gene encoding uncharacterized protein LOC110878426: MSMDKLIPDCPYPGCFFCVMKEGNPNKRRTSIMKFFRELPSQDDDGQVLPISGLWNTAMAHPNDPEFIELGIFECMAALIWKGLKNRRWLSHDQNIYIPYYAAHIIGSYTMNMEDFAETAVNAGVIPPLVELLRGRLTWVEQRVAVRALGHLATYASTFPAVASHGEILELCIQLAMSSLEIVYSHFYQYADRRLSYHCDLLTRGMGGVEMESRKAEEWASQLQCWSLQLINCFAFKPEFISTICNPEFLVKLPGMWGGLVNENSPAGIGLLRTICHHKFGRGPVSSCPSVIEALCNIARSSDDWQYMAIDCLLWLLQDPNTSHKVIEKAAPAVLDLAEISTLGDHKKLGDSILNVLQECIQSHGTGRNAISNRIKEDVEEILHSKERFKWEKSMPKEDLHIKQAAALVVKLEGNSLFSSGNIAGAASKYSEALALCPVRSKKERVVLYSNRAQCYLLLQQPLSAISDATRALCLHNPVNRHAKSLWRRAQAYDMLGLAKESLLDAILFINECSQSTDPDLSSRQNKVPDYAERLVKKQMRAAWLFREAAIKHGGIDCEADVGDVYGQGSDDSEWETASESDAGNDGRKERNNDDGEWKNDEGLTDKIDKHSTREMKR, translated from the exons ATGAGCATGGACAAACTGATCCCCGACTGCCCATACCCTGGATGTTTCTTTTGCGTCATGAAAGAAGGAAACCCGAACAAACGAAGAACCAGCATCATGAAATTTTTCCGAGAGCTTCCTTCACAAGACGACGACGGTCAAGTTCTCCCAATAAGTGGCCTTTGGAACACCGCTATGGCGCATCCAAACGATCCAGAGTTTATCGAGTTAGGTATATTCGAATGCATGGCCGCACTCATCTGGAAGGGCTTAAAGAACCGCCGTTGGTTATCTCACGATCAAAACATTTACATACCTTATTACGCTGCTCACATAATCGGATCCTACACCATGAACATGGAAGATTTTGCCGAAACCGCAGTTAACGCTGGTGTAATCCCACCATTAGTTGAACTTTTACGGGGTCGGTTAACATGGGTCGAACAAAGAGTTGCGGTACGTGCTTTGGGACACTTAGCGACATACGCGAGCACGTTTCCGGCTGTAGCGAGTCACGGGGAGATTCTCGAACTTTGTATCCAGTTAGCAATGAGTTCGCTTGAGATCGTTTATTCTCATTTTTATCAGTATGCGGACCGAAGACTTAGTTACCATTGCGATCTTCTGACACGGGGTATGGGTGGCGTAGAGATGGAGTCGAGGAAAGCGGAGGAATGGGCTAGTCAGTTACAGTGTTGGTCGCTTCAACTTATAAACTGTTTTGCTTTTAAACCCGAGTTTATTTCTACGATATGCAACCCGGAGTTTCTTGTGAAACTTCCGGGTATGTGGGGTGGGCTTGTTAATGAAAATTCACCTGCGGGTATCGGCTTGTTAAGAACGATTTGTCATCATAAGTTCGGAAGAGGGCCTGTTAGCAGCTGCCCTAGCGTAATTGAGGCGTTGTGTAATATTGCACGATCGTCGGATGACTGGCAATATATGGCTATCGATTGTCTTCTATGGTTGCTTCAAGATCCCAATACCTCCCATAAG GTTATAGAAAAGGCAGCACCTGCAGTTCTGGACCTGGCAGAGATCTCAACTCTCGGGGATCACAAAAAGCTCGGAGATTCCATTCTTAACGTTCTTCAAGAATGTATTCAATCACACGGAACAGGTCGCAATGCAATCAGTAACCGAATAAAAGAAGACGTCGAAGAAATATTACATTCAAAAGAGCGATTCAAATGGGAAAAAAGCATGCCAAAAGAGGATCTCCACATCAAACAAGCTGCAGCACTGGTAGTAAAACTCGAAGGCAATTCTTTATTTTCATCGGGAAATATCGCCGGAGCAGCGTCAAAATACTCAGAGGCACTCGCGTTATGCCCCGTAAGATCTAAAAAAGAACGAGTCGTATTATACAGCAATCGCGCACAATGTTATTTATTACTGCAACAACCGTTAAGCGCTATAAGTGATGCTACACGTGCGCTTTGTCTTCACAATCCAGTTAACCGACATGCTAAAAGCTTATGGAGAAGAGCACAGGCTTATGATATGTTAGGGTTGGCTAAAGAAAGCTTATTGGATGCGATTTTGTTTATAAACGAATGTTCTCAATCTACGGATCCTGATTTGTCTTCTAGGCAGAATAAAGTGCCGGATTATGCCGAACGGTTGGTTAAAAAGCAGATGCGTGCTGCTTGGTTGTTTCGGGAAGCTGCGATTAAACATGGGGGGATTGATTGTGAGGCTGATGTCGGTGATGTTTATGGGCAAGGGTCTGATGATTCCGAGTGGGAAACCGCTAGTGAAAGTGATGCGGGAAATGACGGTAGAAAAGAGAGGAATAATGATGACGGTGAATGGAAAAACGATGAGGGACTTACTGATAAGATCGATAAACATTCTACAAGAG AAATGAAACGTTGA
- the LOC110878434 gene encoding la-related protein 6B isoform X1, producing MAQEPSSSSSSSQTLESPISTSISTDNNNQSLIRNVSFSRLNAKAPEFVPRTTTAAASSSAVSAAVTSSTSDLSQPRLVISPPPTSPGIIHVYPSPNSPFHAPIPTHVPVTVPVPVQSHHGHHHHHPHHHVAIQYHHHQQHNHTHQRQFNGGGTGYLDQKDVSVSQRAVHGDLEVKDGLTDEATQKIVNQVEYYFSDINLATTDHLMRFINKDPEGYVPISVVVAFKKIKALVSSNAQLASILRNSGKLVVSEDGKKVKRLHPLTEPDMEELQSRIIVAENLPDDHCHQNLMKIFSAVGSVKTIRTCQPQASNGGATSASRAAKADGILFSNKLHAFVEYETIESAEKAALELNKEGNWRHGLRVRLLRRPSQAKPAQTRGKKAGQEDDAVPKEDDTSTSEQHSVNEKHVDDTCQQSDVQSHEHVQVEDHPNDKEGGHKKGRNRGRGKGRGRPQYNHHNNRGTHMVTPPSANHVNAEHPVIGKQPPGPRMPDGTRGFSLGRGKPVGVPVDSSVS from the exons ATGGCTCAGGAACCctcctcatcctcatcctcatcTCAAACCCTAGAATCACCTATTTCTACTTCAATTTCAACTGATAACAACAATCAATCTCTCATACGTAACGTTTCATTCAGCCGATTGAACGCCAAAGCGCCGGAGTTCGTCCCtcgcaccaccaccgccgccgcctcCTCCTCCGCCGTTTCCGCTGCCGTGACGTCATCTACTTCCGATCTATCTCAGCCGCGGCTCGTGATATCGCCTCCGCCGACGTCTCCGGGGATAATTCATGTATATCCGTCTCCTAATTCTCCGTTTCATGCTCCGATCCCGACGCATGTGCCGGTGACTGTTCCGGTGCCGGTGCAGAGTCATCacggtcatcatcatcatcatccgcATCATCATGTGGCGATTCAGTATCATCATCACCAGCAGCATAATCATACTCATCAGCGGCAGTTTAATGGTGGTGGCACAGGGTATCTGGATCAGAAGGATGTTTCGGTTTCGCAGCGGGCGGTTCATGGAGATCTGGAGGTGAAAGATGGGCTAACTGATGAAGCTACTCAGAAGATTGTTAATCAG GTGGAGTATTATTTTAGTGATATAAATTTGGCAACTACTGATCACTTGATGAGGTTCATCAACAAAGATCCTGAAGGATATG TGCCAATATCTGTGGTTGTAGCTTTCAAGAAGATCAAAGCTCTTGTTAGCAGTAATGCACAGCTTGCTAGCATACTTCGGAATTCCGGAAAGCTG GTGGTCAGTGAAGATGGGAAAAAAGTCAAACGTCTACATCCTCTAACTGAACCAGATATGGAAGAGTTGCAA TCACGCATAATTGTTGCTGAAAATTTACCTGATGACCACTGTCATCAGAACCTAATGAAGATTTTTTCGGCTGTTGGAAG TGTAAAGACGATTCGTACATGTCAGCCACAAGCTTCCAATGGTGGGGCCACTTCAGCATCAAGAGCAGCAAAAGCCGATGGTATCCTTTTCAGTAACAAG TTACATGCTTTTGTGGAATATGAAACCATTGAGTCTGCTGAAAAAGCA GCTTTGGAGCTCAACAAAGAGGGTAACTGGAGACACGGTTTGAGAGTTCGTTTACTGAGACGCCCT TCTCAGGCAAAACCAGCTCAAACACGTGGAAAGAAAGCAGGGCAGGAAGATGATGCGGTCCCTAAGGAAGATGACACATCTACATCAGAGCAACATTCAGTGAATGAGAAACATGTAGATGACACTTGTCAGCAATCTGATGTCCAGTCACATGAACATGTA CAGGTGGAAGATCACCCAAATGACAAGGAGGGCGGGCACAAGAAAGGGCGTAACCGTGGCAGAGGCAAAGGACGTGGCCGACCTCAATACAACCATCACAACAATCGTGGGACCCACATGGTCACCCCACCTTCAGCTAATCATGTTAACGCTGAGCATCCGGTTATTGGGAAACAACCTCCTGGGCCCCGCATGCCAGACGGGACACGGGGGTTCTCATTGGGACGGGGGAAGCCTGTGGGTGTTCCCGTTGATAGTAGCGTATCATAA